Proteins found in one Geomonas subterranea genomic segment:
- a CDS encoding DUF58 domain-containing protein translates to MLSFMATTGVLGWLNIRGLALSVHLPDEVYAGTETFLSVTLANSKKFLPSFLIRVTVSGRATTFLMVEKGRAQSGSLLLSFPLRGPLQTLPASVSSPFPVNFFVRAAAVTVFQSCTVFPAPRGGMVPPPGGKPDAGEAASVAASGYDGELAKISDYRGGEPLKLIHWRLSAKHEVLKVKELTATAAEPLLLDLDLIPGRDLEQRLSFCTFLVNRLIKGGRPVGLKLGERVIPPATTRAHRLRLLTELAGYGKD, encoded by the coding sequence ATGCTTTCCTTCATGGCGACCACCGGTGTCCTGGGGTGGCTGAACATCCGGGGGCTCGCCCTCAGCGTGCATCTGCCCGACGAGGTCTATGCCGGCACCGAAACCTTCCTTTCGGTCACCCTCGCCAATAGCAAGAAGTTCCTCCCTTCCTTCCTGATCCGGGTTACCGTGTCGGGACGTGCAACCACCTTTTTGATGGTCGAGAAGGGGAGGGCGCAATCGGGCTCCCTGCTCCTTTCCTTCCCCCTGCGCGGCCCCCTGCAGACGCTCCCCGCCTCGGTGAGCTCGCCTTTCCCGGTGAACTTCTTCGTCCGTGCCGCCGCGGTCACCGTTTTCCAGAGCTGCACCGTGTTCCCGGCGCCTCGCGGGGGGATGGTGCCGCCGCCGGGCGGCAAACCGGATGCCGGGGAGGCGGCTTCCGTCGCCGCCTCCGGCTACGACGGGGAACTGGCCAAGATCTCGGACTACCGTGGCGGCGAGCCCCTGAAACTCATCCACTGGCGCCTGTCCGCCAAGCACGAGGTCTTGAAGGTGAAGGAGTTGACCGCGACGGCAGCAGAGCCGCTGCTGCTCGACCTCGACCTGATCCCGGGGCGCGACCTGGAACAGCGCCTTTCCTTCTGCACCTTCCTGGTGAACCGCCTCATCAAGGGGGGGCGCCCGGTCGGCCTGAAGCTGGGGGAGCGGGTCATCCCTCCCGCCACCACCCGGGCCCATCGGCTCAGACTGCTCACGGAGCTCGCCGGCTATGGTAAGGATTGA